TTTCTCAAAAAGTAACAGTAGAAGATATGACTTTAGATGATATGAAACGTATTTTTAACGTAAATATGTTTGGCTTATTCTTATGTTCTCAAGCTGTATTAAAACCTATGAAAGCTCAAAAATATGGCCGTATCATTAGCTTATCTTCTGTTTCTGGTAAGCGTGGTGGTGGTATTTTTGGAGGTGCTCATTATTCTGCATCTAAAGCAGCTGTATTAGGTTTCTCTAAAAATCTTGCCCGTGAAGTAGCTATAGATGGTATTACTGTAAACTGTGTATGTCCAGGTCTTATTAATACTGAAATATGGAAGTCTTTACCAAAAGAACAAGCTGATAAAATTATTTCTGATATTCCGGTTGGTCGTCCAGGTGAAACTCAAG
The window above is part of the Megamonas hypermegale genome. Proteins encoded here:
- a CDS encoding SDR family NAD(P)-dependent oxidoreductase gives rise to the protein MLDFTNQVVIVTGSGSPKGIGRTIAKTFANQGAKLVILDINEAGVNETVDIIKQSGHEAIGIKTDITSKESVDAMVQTVLDTFGRIDVLVNNAGISQKVTVEDMTLDDMKRIFNVNMFGLFLCSQAVLKPMKAQKYGRIISLSSVSGKRGGGIFGGAHYSASKAAVLGFSKNLAREVAIDGITVNCVCPGLINTEIWKSLPKEQADKIISDIPVGRPGETQEIANTICFLGSKEASYITGEDVDINGGSHMD